GCACCGCGATCTTCCAATTCTTTTTGGAGTGCTTTTCCAAGGGCTAAATTAATATCTTTTTCAATCACTTCCCCGTGTGATGCCCCACCATCCATACCACCATGCCCAGGGTCTAAGACAATCACTTGGTCTCCTAGAGCGTCAGGCAAGAAAAAACTTCGATCCGATGCTTGTGTTTCGTAAATAGTAAAAAGAGCGCACAACACAAATAGAGTTCCAATCGCGATATATTTCTTCATTCCGCATATCCCCACCTTTACCCCCATTTTACGCACGAGGGAAGCGGACTATGATTGCTTGACGTCCGTTTTTTTATCGACATATAGTGTTCCATCTTCTTGCCACTGGACGAGAAATACATCGTCTAAATTTTTGTATCCACTATCTTTCAATTGTTTTTCAATCGTTTTTTGAGCAACCCCAATTTCATGGCATGCATCTGTCATCCAATTTCCATCGATGAAGACTGCAGCAGGTATTTTCTTCGGTGTTTTTTTCGCGACACCTAAATCACTCTTTGTTGGGTTTTTCGCCTCTTCTGTTTTCATAATACTTAACTGCCCGTTCGTTTCTAATACTGCATACGCTACTTCTTGGAATGAAAAGACCCCTTGCAAACGAAGAAGCATTAGCAAATCCTCTACTGGCAGCCGTTTCTTTTTCAAGACATTCTCTTGAATCTTACCTCGTTTAATCACTATAGAGGGCTCATCATCAACCCATTTTTTTAACTTCAACGATTTCAATGAAATAAGACTCACACCAACACTTAGAACTGTCCACCACACAAGCGAAGTCATTCCGTTCCAAAACGGCGTTTCAGATTGTCCAGCCATTTCCGCCGCAATCGATCCAATCGTAATCCCCGTGATGTAATTAAAAAATGTCAATTGACTAACTTGCTCTTTCCCCATTAGCCGAGCAAGCAACAACAGCACAAAAAAAGTAGCCGTCGTGCGCAAAATCATTTCCATAAAAATCATGTAAATTCACCTCAACCACCATCTTTTCCTAACCACGTATAATCTATTCGCATACGCTAGGAAAGGGGGGAGTAACTTGAGTTCAAATCGAAACCATTGGCAAAACTGCACGATTCAAGATCTTTTTCGCGGAAAAGACTTGGACATTATTGCCGCTTCCCTTCTTTTACTCGGAAAATTAAAAGTAGATTCAATTGAAGTTTACCGAGATGCACCAGAAGTTACTGTGAGTCTCGTCGGGAATTTTAAAACAAAGACATCCAAAAATACAATGGATCTTGCTTCCTTCATTGCCAGTCACGGAGATATGTCGTTAGACGAAATCATTCAAGCTTTTCAACAATCAAATAAGGGGTGAGAAAATGAGCGAAGAGGTAGATGGCATCAAGATTAATAACACGCTTTTACTTGTCATATTGCTCTTACTGCTAGTCTTTGGGGCACCAGCCACCGATGCAACATTATCTTCCGTTAACAATATGGCTACTTAGGAAGGCATCTCTGGTGGGATAGAGTGTTTTGAAATTAATGGCTCATCACATGTTTTTCGTGTGTCTTAACAGGACCTTTCTAAGAAGGAACGTTTTGCCCATGCATAACAAACCTTTCCGTAATTACACGTTACCAAATACGTTCTACGCCAATAAAACATACTAAGATTAGTAGCACGAACCAAGGCATTGGTTTGTGCTACTATTTTTCAATTATAGTAGAGGTGAAGTCTAAGCCGAGGGAGTTTTAGGGTCTTGAATCCGTCACAAAAACCGGCTACCTTCACCTACCTTATCTAAGTCAGGTTTAAGTATGTTGGATCCTTTGAGATCGTGTATAAGAAATGAGATTTGGTAAGGAAGGGTGGAGCTTCAATATTAGAATGGAGGGAGAATATGAAACATGTCATTGCTTTAGATGTCAGTATGGGAAAGAGTTACGTTGTACTGTACAATGCTTTGAAGAAATGCGAGAAGGAAATGGAACTAATTCACAACAGACCGTCGTTTAATCAACTTGCGGTCCTCATCAATGACTTAACTGACGGTTATGGTGAACAGCCTCATATCGTTTTTGAGGCAACGGGTGTGTATTCAAGACCTGTGGAGCGTTTTATGCGAGACCATGGTTTTACGTATTGTCTACTAAATCCTTTAGAAGCGAAATTACAGGGCGATTCATTGCGTATGCATAAAACAGATCGCGGTGATGCCCACCAGTTGGCACTCACACATTTTACAAATCTACGGCGTCAGAAAACAGAATCTCATGACATCTATCATCAATTGAATCAGCTATCGAGACATTATGATGAGTTAGAGGACGAGCTATCAGTTGTCCGTAATCGTTTACACAAAACGCTTCAAGAAACTTTTCCTGAAATCGAGTCCGTTTTTACAAGTAAATCGGGCCAATTCTTAAATGTTGTGCAACTATTTCCTCATCCAGATTTTCTTCTCATGCATTCAAAGACCGTTATTAAAAACCGATTGATTGCGAACACGGAGAAAAGAATTTCGAGCAAAAAAGCAGAAGAAAAAGCGATTCAATTGTTAGAAGTCGCAAATAATTCCTATCCTGCGGCTCACGCAACAGACGTTGCTTGTGATCATGCTCGTATCTATGCAAGGCGATTTCAAGAATTGCTTTATCAAAAAGATGCATGTATTCAACAGATGGTATCCATGTCTGAACCACTAGAAGAATTTCATATTCTGAAGAGTATCCCGTCGATTGGAGACAATACAGCAGTACGAATCATCGGTGAAATAGGCGATATCCGACGATTTACTACGCACAAGCAAGTGAATGCCTATTGTGGAATAGACATTCGGCGTTATCAATCTGGGAAATTCCTCGCAAAAGATAAGATTAATAAACGTGGAAACGCCCATTTGAGACGTTTGCTCTATATTGTCATTTCAAACATGATTAAATCACAGCGACTCTCACCAAATCATGTAGTGGATTACTACTACAAATTAAAAAAGCAACCAAATAACAAATGTCATAAGGTTGCCGTTGTCGCCTGCATGAACAGACTTTTAAAAACTATTTATTTTTTAATAACTCAAAACAAACTGTACGATTATGGATTAGCCCCCGATATCGTAGTACCTAAATAATAACATACACAAAGTCCTTTTGAAAATGATAATCAGAAGGTTTATTTAGTATGTCTTTCATTTTGTAAGTTCAAAATTGAAACAATTCGAAGAAAGAGTTTAAAGAAAATCATTGACTAATCGTAAGAAAAAACTCCCAAGCTCGAGAGCTTGAGAGTTTGTATAATCCGAAGTTTAACGTTTTGAGAACTGAGGTGCACGACGCGCGCCTTTAAGACCGTATTTTTTACGCTCTTTCATACGAGGGTCACGAGTTAATAGTCCTGCTGATTTTAATGCTGGACGGAAATCTGGGTCTACTTGAAGTAGTGCACGAGCAACACCATGACGGATTGCTCCAGCTTGACCAGTGTATCCACCACCGTTAACATTCACGTGAATGTCGTAGCTTCCAACTGTTTCAGTTGCTACTAATGGTTGTTTGATGATTTCGCGTAAAGTTGCGAATGGTACGTAATCTTCTACGTCACGTTTGTTGATAACAATTTTTCCTTCGCCCGGTACTAAACGTACACGTGCTACAGAGCTTTTACGGCGACCAGTGCCGATATATTGAACTTGTGCCAAAGTAGTATCCTCCTCTTAATTATCCGCGAAGCTCGTAAGCTTCTGGTTTTTGTGCAGCATGTGGGTGTTCTGCTCCAGCGTAAACGTTAAGTTTCGTGAACATTTGACGACCTAAAGAGTTTTTAGGAAGCATCCCTTTGATTGCTAGTTCTAACATTTTTGTTGGGTAGTTCGTACGCATTTGTAATGCAGTACGTTGTTTTAATCCACCAGCGAATTGTGTATGACGGTAGTAGATTTTGTCTGATAATT
The Paenisporosarcina cavernae genome window above contains:
- the rpsI gene encoding 30S ribosomal protein S9 — translated: MAQVQYIGTGRRKSSVARVRLVPGEGKIVINKRDVEDYVPFATLREIIKQPLVATETVGSYDIHVNVNGGGYTGQAGAIRHGVARALLQVDPDFRPALKSAGLLTRDPRMKERKKYGLKGARRAPQFSKR
- the rplM gene encoding 50S ribosomal protein L13, which codes for MRTTFMAKGHEVERKWLVVDAEGQTLGRLASEVAAILRGKNKPTFTPNVDTGDHVIIINAEKIHLTGKKLSDKIYYRHTQFAGGLKQRTALQMRTNYPTKMLELAIKGMLPKNSLGRQMFTKLNVYAGAEHPHAAQKPEAYELRG
- a CDS encoding DUF421 domain-containing protein, encoding MIFMEMILRTTATFFVLLLLARLMGKEQVSQLTFFNYITGITIGSIAAEMAGQSETPFWNGMTSLVWWTVLSVGVSLISLKSLKLKKWVDDEPSIVIKRGKIQENVLKKKRLPVEDLLMLLRLQGVFSFQEVAYAVLETNGQLSIMKTEEAKNPTKSDLGVAKKTPKKIPAAVFIDGNWMTDACHEIGVAQKTIEKQLKDSGYKNLDDVFLVQWQEDGTLYVDKKTDVKQS
- a CDS encoding IS110 family transposase, producing the protein MKHVIALDVSMGKSYVVLYNALKKCEKEMELIHNRPSFNQLAVLINDLTDGYGEQPHIVFEATGVYSRPVERFMRDHGFTYCLLNPLEAKLQGDSLRMHKTDRGDAHQLALTHFTNLRRQKTESHDIYHQLNQLSRHYDELEDELSVVRNRLHKTLQETFPEIESVFTSKSGQFLNVVQLFPHPDFLLMHSKTVIKNRLIANTEKRISSKKAEEKAIQLLEVANNSYPAAHATDVACDHARIYARRFQELLYQKDACIQQMVSMSEPLEEFHILKSIPSIGDNTAVRIIGEIGDIRRFTTHKQVNAYCGIDIRRYQSGKFLAKDKINKRGNAHLRRLLYIVISNMIKSQRLSPNHVVDYYYKLKKQPNNKCHKVAVVACMNRLLKTIYFLITQNKLYDYGLAPDIVVPK